A genomic segment from Pseudoduganella chitinolytica encodes:
- a CDS encoding AMP-binding protein, with the protein MSHFIDTIRTTMRERAGAVAIVQLGGRASPERVVTYGTLAEECNALAAALASHCTPGATVGLVAANSVAWIEADLALLLGGHVEVPVPLAFSAEQAAHLLASCSVVLTDDAGQRRFEQWRAAAPQAFQAVPCFSIGQLIDGGGVVPALAVDTATDRVCKVIHTSGTTSSPKGVRIRAHGLDALLASLWRHATREDYARYLNLVPFSLLIEQVTALYLPFMAGGTVVLPPVGEAPLGDPGALAADKLALLQRACPTAVTLPPSLVEALAGAADRWPDLGTEALCEALFGRATPPLIAAGGAPVAAATIARLAQRGIVVLQGYGLSENSSVVSWNTRAANRIGSVGKPLPHVACKLGPDGELAIRSASLFAGYSGSDPSACHTDAEGWLWTGDLAEIDADGYITIIGRKKNLIITAHGRNVSPEPAEASYRSVAGVADIVLLGEGQETLSAFVLTAAGADPVALRHELERHGERWLSGVERASTFVFEADAPALRASLFTVTGRPRRPDVERHVRARVAATNMPHQL; encoded by the coding sequence ATGAGCCACTTCATCGACACCATCCGCACGACGATGCGCGAACGTGCCGGCGCCGTCGCGATCGTCCAGTTGGGCGGCAGGGCGTCGCCCGAGCGGGTCGTCACCTACGGCACGCTGGCAGAGGAGTGCAACGCGCTGGCGGCCGCGTTGGCCTCCCACTGTACGCCGGGCGCCACCGTCGGCCTGGTGGCCGCGAATTCGGTCGCATGGATCGAGGCCGACCTGGCGCTGCTGCTGGGCGGCCATGTCGAGGTGCCGGTACCGCTGGCCTTCAGCGCGGAACAGGCCGCGCACCTGCTGGCCTCGTGCAGCGTCGTGCTGACCGACGACGCAGGCCAGCGTCGCTTCGAGCAATGGCGCGCCGCCGCGCCGCAGGCGTTCCAGGCGGTGCCGTGCTTCTCGATCGGTCAACTGATCGACGGCGGCGGCGTGGTCCCGGCCCTGGCCGTCGACACGGCAACAGACCGGGTCTGCAAGGTGATCCACACATCCGGCACCACCAGCTCGCCCAAGGGTGTGAGGATCCGCGCGCACGGCCTGGATGCGCTGCTCGCATCGCTGTGGCGGCACGCCACGCGGGAGGACTATGCGCGCTACCTGAACCTGGTGCCGTTCAGCCTCCTGATCGAGCAGGTGACGGCGCTGTACCTGCCGTTCATGGCCGGCGGCACCGTCGTGCTGCCACCGGTCGGCGAAGCGCCGCTGGGCGATCCGGGCGCGCTGGCGGCCGACAAGCTGGCGCTGTTGCAGCGTGCCTGTCCCACCGCGGTGACATTGCCCCCTTCGCTGGTGGAAGCGCTGGCCGGTGCGGCGGACCGCTGGCCGGACCTGGGCACCGAAGCGTTGTGCGAGGCACTGTTCGGCCGCGCCACGCCGCCTCTCATCGCGGCCGGCGGCGCACCGGTTGCCGCGGCCACCATCGCGCGGCTGGCGCAGCGCGGCATCGTCGTGCTGCAGGGGTATGGCCTGAGCGAGAACAGCTCAGTCGTCTCGTGGAACACGCGGGCCGCGAACCGCATCGGCAGCGTCGGCAAGCCGCTGCCGCACGTGGCCTGCAAGCTGGGGCCGGACGGTGAACTGGCCATCCGCAGCGCTTCGCTGTTTGCCGGCTACAGCGGCAGCGATCCCAGCGCCTGCCATACCGATGCGGAAGGCTGGCTGTGGACGGGCGACCTGGCCGAGATCGATGCCGACGGCTACATCACGATCATCGGCCGCAAGAAGAACCTGATCATCACGGCGCACGGCCGCAATGTGTCGCCGGAACCGGCCGAGGCGTCGTACCGCAGCGTGGCGGGCGTGGCGGACATCGTGCTGCTGGGCGAAGGGCAGGAGACGCTGTCGGCCTTCGTGCTGACGGCCGCCGGCGCCGATCCCGTCGCGCTGCGCCACGAACTGGAACGGCACGGCGAACGCTGGCTGTCCGGCGTGGAGCGCGCCAGCACCTTCGTGTTCGAAGCCGATGCGCCGGCGCTGCGCGCCAGCTTGTTTACCGTCACGGGTCGGCCGCGCCGCCCGGACGTGGAGCGCCACGTGCGCGCCCGGGTGGCCGCCACCAACATGCCTCATCAACTTTAA
- a CDS encoding TonB-dependent receptor, with product MNKNLKVAAACAALALAPLAMAQNVAAAVASMAQPVAEPVAEAVGAPAAGSAADAADAAAVGPIATVEIATRRTRSSVALKQDEIQKILPGINPLKALQTLPGVNFQTADPWGNNEQNLSLTVHGFSGQQLGYTMDGVPLGDQQYGNYNGLSPQRAVISENVRGVVLSSGAGDLATASTSNLGGTIETFSSDPLATRNVALQQTVGSHRTSRTFLRYDTGKLAGQFGDSRAYISALHHEAHAWDFEGRQGGNQLNAKFVNDNAAGKLTLFLNYSDKIEPNEDSTVHVAGETSAPYTRPFTYPDFAAALAYLSPTGATPPAEGNNYRNYYSDAQREDWLGYARYEWNLADNVTWMNQVYYHYDDGVGVVAGPIGVAGLPALFAVYYPNQNLKQVFGNSGYATRTTEYRINRAGVQSILRAELGNHKVQGGLWFEHNESQAYRRWYALDVNNPSSPYDRPSNPLITQYGSEIENKVVQLHLQDEWQVRPDLVLQAGFKSSLQFAHGDFPVQPKVGAIAGGSKALPVGDIDTKKWFLPQLGARWDLSAQDQVFVNVQKNMRQFVTYGGGGASPWSLASQQAFDLFAKEAKPETSVTFEAGLRGSRNFAGGVVTGIDGQVSVYHVNFKNRLLTISPTPVISSIIGGNPVLANVGSVKTDGVDLSGTLHFGRRFSFYNALSYNRSQYDDNYLNGATTVPTSGKNVPGSPEWMDKFVATLNLGGTEVSLQGEYVGKRHATYTNDLAVPSYFLMNLAVGGKLPFLDGWVKNARYRATVTNLADRMGSLNVVVGAADKTYNTFPIPPRQAFLTVMADF from the coding sequence ATGAACAAGAACCTGAAGGTGGCGGCGGCCTGCGCGGCCCTGGCGCTGGCCCCGCTGGCGATGGCGCAAAACGTGGCGGCAGCCGTGGCCAGCATGGCCCAACCCGTGGCCGAACCCGTGGCTGAAGCGGTGGGCGCACCGGCGGCGGGCAGCGCGGCCGATGCCGCCGATGCGGCCGCCGTCGGCCCCATCGCCACGGTGGAAATCGCCACGCGCCGCACCCGCTCCTCCGTCGCGCTGAAGCAGGACGAGATCCAGAAGATCCTGCCGGGTATCAATCCGCTGAAGGCCCTGCAGACGCTGCCCGGCGTGAACTTCCAGACGGCCGACCCGTGGGGCAACAACGAACAGAACCTGTCGCTGACGGTGCACGGCTTCTCCGGCCAGCAACTGGGCTACACGATGGATGGCGTGCCGCTCGGCGACCAGCAGTACGGCAACTACAACGGCCTGTCGCCCCAGCGCGCCGTGATCTCGGAGAACGTGCGCGGCGTCGTGCTGTCGTCCGGCGCGGGCGACCTGGCCACGGCATCCACCAGCAACCTGGGCGGCACCATCGAGACCTTCTCCAGCGACCCGCTGGCCACCCGCAACGTGGCGCTGCAGCAGACGGTGGGCAGCCACCGGACGTCGCGCACCTTCCTGCGCTACGATACGGGTAAGCTCGCGGGCCAGTTCGGCGACAGCCGCGCCTACATCTCGGCGCTGCACCACGAAGCACATGCCTGGGACTTCGAGGGCCGCCAGGGCGGCAACCAGCTCAACGCCAAGTTCGTCAACGACAACGCCGCCGGCAAGCTGACCCTCTTCCTCAACTACAGCGACAAGATCGAACCGAACGAGGACAGCACTGTGCACGTGGCGGGCGAAACCAGTGCGCCGTATACCCGCCCGTTCACCTACCCCGACTTCGCGGCCGCGCTGGCCTACCTGTCGCCCACCGGCGCGACACCGCCCGCGGAAGGCAACAACTACCGCAACTACTACAGCGACGCGCAGCGCGAGGACTGGCTGGGCTACGCGCGCTACGAGTGGAACCTGGCGGACAACGTCACGTGGATGAACCAGGTCTACTACCACTACGACGACGGTGTGGGCGTGGTGGCCGGCCCGATCGGCGTGGCCGGGCTGCCCGCGCTGTTTGCCGTCTACTACCCGAACCAGAACCTGAAGCAGGTGTTCGGTAACTCGGGCTACGCGACGCGCACGACGGAGTACCGGATCAACCGCGCCGGCGTGCAGTCGATCCTGCGCGCGGAGCTGGGCAACCACAAGGTGCAGGGCGGCCTGTGGTTCGAGCACAATGAATCGCAGGCTTACCGCCGCTGGTATGCGCTGGACGTGAACAACCCCAGCTCGCCGTACGACCGCCCATCCAATCCCCTGATCACGCAGTACGGCAGCGAGATCGAGAACAAGGTCGTGCAGCTGCACCTGCAGGACGAATGGCAGGTGCGCCCGGACCTGGTGCTGCAGGCCGGCTTCAAATCGAGCCTGCAGTTCGCCCACGGCGACTTCCCCGTGCAGCCGAAGGTGGGTGCCATCGCCGGCGGCTCGAAGGCGCTGCCGGTCGGCGACATCGACACCAAGAAATGGTTCCTGCCGCAGCTGGGCGCGCGCTGGGACCTGTCGGCGCAGGACCAGGTGTTCGTCAACGTGCAGAAGAACATGCGCCAGTTCGTCACGTACGGCGGCGGCGGTGCTTCGCCGTGGAGCCTGGCCAGCCAGCAGGCCTTCGACCTGTTCGCCAAGGAGGCCAAGCCCGAGACGTCCGTCACGTTCGAGGCGGGCCTGCGCGGCAGCCGCAACTTCGCCGGCGGCGTCGTTACCGGCATCGACGGCCAGGTCAGCGTCTACCACGTCAACTTCAAGAACCGCCTGCTGACGATCAGCCCGACGCCCGTGATCTCGTCCATCATCGGCGGCAATCCGGTGCTGGCCAACGTGGGCAGCGTCAAGACGGATGGCGTCGACCTGTCCGGCACCCTGCATTTCGGCCGCCGCTTCTCGTTCTACAATGCGCTGTCGTACAATCGCTCGCAGTACGACGACAACTACCTGAACGGCGCGACGACGGTGCCCACCAGCGGCAAGAACGTGCCGGGCAGCCCGGAATGGATGGACAAGTTCGTCGCCACCTTGAACCTGGGCGGCACCGAGGTGTCGCTGCAGGGTGAATACGTGGGCAAGCGCCATGCAACCTATACCAACGACCTGGCCGTGCCGAGCTACTTCCTGATGAACCTCGCGGTGGGCGGCAAGCTGCCGTTCCTGGACGGCTGGGTCAAGAACGCCCGCTATCGCGCCACGGTCACCAACCTGGCCGACCGCATGGGCAGCCTGAACGTGGTGGTCGGCGCGGCCGACAAGACCTACAACACGTTCCCGATCCCGCCGCGCCAGGCCTTCCTGACCGTGATGGCGGACTTCTGA
- the hslO gene encoding Hsp33 family molecular chaperone HslO, giving the protein MTQDTLQKFIFDNAAVRGELVDISATWREIQARHTYPVAVKRLLGQMVSAAALLSANLKFNGSIVMQIHGDGPVRLLVVECDSQLRMRATAKLNEGAPVSDDANVIDLLNQHGKGRFIITLDPAEKVPGQQPYQGIVPLDGEDVATIIEHYMLRSEQLDTKLWLAADDNTARGLLLQKLPLHGGKAESNPVTQEEALETWNRASMLGATLKEEEMLTTTIDVLLQRLFWEETIRVFDPVHPSFHCTCNREKVGNMLKMLGREEVEEALAEQGKLGINCDFCGKHYDYDAVDCAQLFASDAPAEALIHATEAKH; this is encoded by the coding sequence ATGACCCAGGATACGCTGCAAAAATTTATTTTCGACAACGCCGCCGTACGTGGCGAGCTGGTCGACATTTCCGCCACGTGGCGTGAAATCCAGGCCCGCCACACGTACCCCGTTGCCGTCAAGCGGCTGCTGGGACAGATGGTGTCCGCCGCCGCCCTGCTGTCGGCCAACCTGAAGTTCAACGGCTCCATCGTCATGCAGATCCATGGCGACGGCCCCGTGCGCCTGCTGGTCGTCGAATGCGACTCGCAACTGCGCATGCGCGCCACCGCCAAGCTGAACGAGGGCGCGCCGGTATCGGACGATGCGAACGTCATCGACCTGCTGAACCAGCATGGCAAGGGCCGCTTCATCATCACGCTCGATCCGGCCGAGAAGGTGCCGGGCCAGCAGCCGTACCAGGGCATCGTGCCGCTGGACGGCGAGGACGTGGCGACCATCATCGAGCACTACATGCTGCGCTCGGAGCAGCTGGATACGAAGCTGTGGCTGGCGGCGGACGACAACACGGCGCGCGGCCTGCTGCTGCAAAAGCTGCCGCTGCATGGCGGCAAGGCCGAAAGCAATCCCGTCACGCAGGAGGAAGCGCTGGAGACGTGGAACCGCGCCAGCATGCTGGGTGCCACGCTGAAGGAAGAGGAAATGCTGACGACGACCATCGACGTCCTGCTGCAGCGCCTGTTCTGGGAAGAGACGATCCGCGTGTTCGACCCGGTCCACCCGTCGTTCCACTGCACCTGCAACCGCGAGAAGGTGGGCAATATGCTGAAGATGCTGGGCCGCGAGGAAGTCGAGGAAGCGCTGGCCGAACAAGGCAAGCTGGGTATCAACTGCGACTTCTGCGGCAAGCACTACGACTACGACGCCGTCGACTGCGCCCAGCTGTTCGCCAGCGACGCGCCCGCCGAGGCGCTGATCCACGCCACCGAAGCGAAGCACTGA
- a CDS encoding glycerophosphodiester phosphodiesterase family protein: MTAPLTRHLSRRGFIAAAAGTAGALLLPGVQAAEGRAKPLVFAHRGASALRPEHTLAAYAKAIADGADYVEPDLVCTRDGVLVARHEADLTETTDVAKRPEFASRRTRKTFDGETHTGWFVDDFTLAELKTLRAVERIPQSRPGSARYDGMFQLVTFEEVIDFVAAQSATTGRLIGLVPELKSSTYFAAARLALEDRFIATLAAHEYTRRAPVEIQSFEVANLRTLRDKLGRRANLRLMQLVGVGAMQPSDVAAAGGKLTYGEMATPRGLRDVAAYADTFAPPTRALIPLKKDGSLDAPSALAGDVRAAGLRLETWTFRPENRFLAADFRDGAGQHARNEAGSVAEMRRYVQLGLDGFFTDDPALGRKAVDG; the protein is encoded by the coding sequence ATGACGGCGCCGCTCACCCGCCACCTGTCGCGGCGCGGCTTCATCGCCGCGGCGGCCGGCACCGCTGGCGCCCTGCTGTTGCCGGGTGTGCAGGCGGCTGAGGGCCGCGCCAAGCCGCTGGTCTTCGCGCACCGCGGCGCCTCGGCGCTGCGTCCCGAGCACACGCTGGCGGCCTACGCCAAGGCGATCGCGGACGGCGCCGACTACGTCGAGCCGGACCTCGTCTGCACCAGGGATGGCGTGCTGGTGGCGCGCCACGAGGCCGACCTGACGGAAACCACGGATGTCGCGAAGCGGCCCGAGTTCGCGTCGCGCCGCACCAGGAAGACGTTCGACGGCGAAACCCACACGGGCTGGTTCGTCGACGACTTCACGCTGGCCGAACTGAAGACCTTGCGCGCGGTGGAGCGCATCCCGCAGTCGCGCCCGGGCAGTGCCCGGTACGACGGCATGTTCCAGCTGGTGACGTTCGAGGAAGTGATCGACTTCGTTGCCGCGCAGTCGGCCACGACGGGCCGCCTGATCGGCCTCGTGCCGGAGCTGAAAAGCTCCACGTACTTCGCCGCCGCCCGGCTGGCGCTGGAGGACCGCTTCATCGCCACGCTGGCGGCGCACGAATACACGCGCCGGGCGCCCGTCGAGATCCAGTCGTTCGAGGTGGCCAACCTGCGCACGCTGCGCGACAAGCTGGGCCGGCGCGCCAACCTGCGCCTGATGCAGCTGGTCGGCGTGGGCGCCATGCAGCCCAGCGACGTGGCGGCCGCCGGCGGCAAGCTGACGTATGGCGAGATGGCGACGCCGCGCGGGCTGCGCGACGTCGCGGCATATGCCGACACCTTCGCACCGCCCACGCGCGCGCTGATTCCGTTGAAAAAGGACGGCAGCCTGGATGCGCCCAGCGCGCTGGCAGGGGACGTCCGCGCGGCCGGCTTGCGGCTGGAGACGTGGACGTTCCGGCCGGAGAACCGCTTCCTGGCGGCTGACTTCCGCGACGGCGCCGGTCAGCATGCCCGCAACGAGGCCGGTTCCGTGGCCGAGATGCGGCGCTACGTGCAGCTGGGCCTCGACGGCTTCTTCACGGACGATCCGGCCCTGGGCCGCAAGGCGGTGGACGGCTGA
- a CDS encoding alpha/beta fold hydrolase: protein MTPSRSEFLTVRGLRTHVRHWGRIGAPKIFMLHGWMDVGASFQFVVDHLQGDWHVIAPDWRGFGLTERPGTDTYWFPDYLADLDAILRHYQPEGAVNLLGHSMGGNIVGIYAGVRPARIRRLINLEGFGLKAAVPEDAPRKYAKWLDELLEPPTMRGYPDVQAVAARLQKTNPRLTDERAAFLAQHWSAPNAAGEWEILGDPVHKQGSPLPYHVEDILACWRQITAPVLWVEAEHTNMWLWMGGPEEGRREVDRRMAHIANVTPKRMPDAGHMLHHDQPALLAEMIEAFLV from the coding sequence ATGACACCCTCCCGCTCCGAATTCCTGACCGTTCGCGGCCTGCGCACCCACGTGCGGCACTGGGGCCGCATCGGCGCCCCCAAGATCTTCATGCTGCACGGCTGGATGGACGTCGGTGCCTCGTTCCAGTTCGTCGTCGACCACCTGCAGGGCGACTGGCACGTGATCGCGCCCGACTGGCGCGGCTTCGGCCTGACGGAGCGGCCCGGTACGGACACCTACTGGTTCCCCGACTACCTGGCCGACCTGGACGCCATCCTGCGCCATTACCAGCCCGAGGGCGCCGTCAACCTGCTGGGGCACAGCATGGGCGGCAATATCGTCGGCATCTATGCCGGCGTGCGTCCCGCGCGCATCCGCCGCCTGATCAACCTGGAGGGGTTCGGCCTGAAGGCGGCCGTGCCCGAGGACGCACCGCGCAAGTATGCCAAGTGGCTGGACGAGCTGCTGGAACCGCCCACGATGCGCGGCTATCCGGACGTGCAGGCCGTCGCGGCGCGGCTGCAGAAGACCAACCCGCGCCTGACGGACGAACGCGCGGCCTTCCTCGCCCAGCACTGGTCGGCCCCGAACGCGGCCGGCGAGTGGGAAATCCTGGGCGACCCGGTACACAAGCAGGGCAGCCCGCTGCCGTACCACGTGGAGGATATCCTGGCATGCTGGCGCCAGATCACCGCGCCCGTGCTGTGGGTGGAGGCCGAGCACACCAATATGTGGTTGTGGATGGGCGGCCCGGAGGAGGGCCGGCGCGAGGTGGACCGGCGCATGGCGCACATCGCCAATGTCACGCCGAAGAGGATGCCGGACGCGGGCCATATGCTGCACCACGACCAGCCGGCGCTGCTGGCGGAGATGATCGAAGCGTTCCTCGTGTAG
- a CDS encoding gamma carbonic anhydrase family protein: protein MAIYQLGEHVPEIDDSAFVADSATVIGKVTLQPDSSVWFGATIRGDNERITIGAGSNVQEGTVMHTDIGYPLDIGANVTIGHQAMLHGCTVGDGALIGIQAVILNGAKIGRGCLVGAGALVTEGKEFPDNMLIIGSPAKAVRELAAEDVARLQASADSYVQRARLFKTQLKKIG, encoded by the coding sequence ATGGCCATCTACCAGCTGGGCGAGCACGTGCCCGAGATCGACGATTCCGCCTTCGTGGCCGACAGCGCCACCGTGATCGGCAAGGTGACGTTGCAGCCGGACAGCTCCGTCTGGTTCGGCGCGACGATCCGGGGCGACAACGAACGGATCACGATCGGTGCCGGCAGCAACGTCCAGGAAGGTACCGTGATGCATACCGATATCGGCTATCCGCTGGACATTGGCGCCAACGTGACGATCGGCCACCAGGCCATGCTGCACGGTTGCACGGTGGGCGATGGCGCGCTGATCGGCATCCAGGCCGTGATCCTGAACGGCGCGAAAATCGGCCGCGGCTGCCTGGTGGGCGCGGGGGCCCTCGTCACGGAGGGGAAAGAATTTCCGGACAATATGCTGATCATCGGTTCGCCTGCGAAGGCCGTGCGCGAACTGGCGGCCGAGGACGTGGCGCGGCTGCAGGCCAGCGCCGACAGCTACGTGCAACGGGCACGGCTGTTCAAGACACAACTTAAAAAGATTGGATAA
- a CDS encoding TauD/TfdA family dioxygenase, which translates to MQTAVHTRQAGLVVQGEAGESLASIDKAQLAEWLGRYGYVVLRGFPCDVQGFSDLVRAHSSRISLDPARQFHDREGKVLAQKVDAGNDAIGLHCENGNSPFWPDLCWFFCTQAPAVGSQTTVCDGAAVFRDLSPQMRAALQAQDIIYTRSVGAELWKNYVRHAGEGGTQASDTRACFERLLALVNGNMHTQIELNADDSVTYSFRTPAILHRSPFSPGLPAFANSIFGPSFNYERPRIAFADGTPLSDAMRAALDDVCQRHTVDVGWQDNDIVVIDNARVMHGRRRIEDTRRTIYNALSYH; encoded by the coding sequence GTGCAAACTGCAGTTCATACCCGCCAGGCGGGTCTGGTGGTACAAGGCGAGGCCGGCGAAAGCCTGGCGTCGATCGACAAGGCACAACTGGCCGAGTGGCTGGGGCGCTACGGCTATGTCGTGCTGCGCGGCTTCCCGTGCGATGTGCAGGGCTTCTCCGACCTGGTGCGCGCCCACAGCAGCCGCATCAGCCTCGACCCGGCGCGCCAGTTCCACGACAGGGAAGGCAAGGTCCTGGCGCAGAAGGTCGATGCCGGCAATGACGCCATCGGCCTGCACTGCGAAAACGGCAACAGCCCGTTCTGGCCCGACCTGTGCTGGTTCTTCTGCACCCAGGCGCCGGCCGTCGGATCGCAGACCACCGTGTGCGACGGCGCCGCCGTATTCCGCGACCTGTCGCCGCAGATGCGCGCAGCGCTGCAGGCGCAGGACATCATCTACACCCGCAGCGTCGGCGCGGAACTGTGGAAGAACTACGTGCGGCACGCCGGTGAGGGTGGCACGCAGGCCAGCGACACGCGGGCCTGCTTCGAGCGCCTGCTGGCCCTCGTCAACGGCAATATGCATACGCAGATCGAACTGAACGCGGACGACTCGGTGACCTACAGCTTCCGCACGCCGGCGATCCTGCATCGCTCGCCGTTCAGCCCGGGCCTGCCCGCATTCGCCAACAGCATCTTCGGGCCATCGTTCAACTACGAACGTCCGCGCATCGCGTTCGCCGACGGCACGCCGTTGTCCGATGCAATGCGCGCCGCGCTGGACGACGTCTGCCAGCGCCACACGGTGGACGTGGGCTGGCAGGACAACGACATCGTCGTCATCGACAACGCCCGCGTGATGCACGGCCGCCGCCGCATCGAGGACACACGGCGCACGATCTACAACGCGCTGAGCTACCATTAA
- a CDS encoding thermostable hemolysin, whose amino-acid sequence MHTAVLDNVVNIQSASAPGVATGPSPAGGLAFQLELGNRSLVFKLVGPDERYYGAAVELARAVYLRAYGATIAPRPHRFIVCVDLATGAAIACAGLSFAGRAPLFSEHYLDAPLEQMLAGVFQRDVARRDVAEVTALATIEPTIGTELMRALPLICWYLGLRGVICTVTSKLRRCFDSMKLAFHPIAQADAARLPRVPGVDWGTYYDTRPMTGVIRVDALGEFFDTVSCRYNRHLLAGEAAEGAQAVAATASMAVAA is encoded by the coding sequence ATGCATACTGCAGTACTCGACAACGTAGTGAACATCCAATCCGCCAGCGCGCCCGGTGTCGCCACCGGACCTTCCCCCGCCGGGGGCCTCGCGTTCCAGCTTGAACTCGGCAATCGTTCCCTGGTCTTCAAGCTGGTCGGCCCCGACGAGCGCTACTACGGCGCCGCCGTCGAACTGGCGCGCGCCGTCTACCTGCGCGCCTACGGCGCCACCATCGCGCCGCGGCCGCACCGCTTCATCGTCTGTGTCGACCTGGCGACCGGTGCGGCCATCGCCTGCGCGGGGCTGTCGTTCGCGGGCCGGGCACCGCTGTTTTCCGAGCACTACCTGGACGCACCGCTGGAACAGATGCTGGCAGGCGTGTTCCAGCGCGACGTGGCGCGGCGCGACGTTGCCGAAGTGACGGCGCTGGCGACGATCGAACCGACGATCGGCACGGAGCTGATGCGCGCGCTGCCGCTGATCTGCTGGTACCTGGGCCTGCGCGGCGTCATCTGCACCGTCACCTCGAAGCTGCGGCGCTGCTTCGACAGCATGAAACTGGCTTTCCATCCGATCGCACAGGCCGATGCCGCGCGCCTGCCGCGCGTGCCGGGCGTGGACTGGGGTACCTATTACGACACCCGGCCCATGACGGGCGTGATCCGAGTCGATGCGCTGGGCGAGTTCTTCGACACGGTCAGCTGCCGCTACAACCGGCACCTGCTGGCCGGCGAGGCGGCCGAGGGAGCGCAGGCCGTGGCGGCCACGGCGTCGATGGCGGTGGCGGCATGA
- a CDS encoding 3',5'-nucleoside bisphosphate phosphatase, which yields MKVDLHCHSNVSDGVLPPAQVAVHARKGGVDVWALTDHDEVGGTAAARAAAGEQGMRFVAGVEISITWGGETVHIVGLQIDENDPALVQGLAATRSGRDARGREIGAQLEKAGIFGAYEGAMSYVDNPALMSRTHFARYLVQEGYCANVSEVFRKYLSEGKPGYVPHRWASLEDAVGWIRGAGGIAVIAHPGRYRFTPLQQGVLFDEFKQLGGAAIEVVTGSHTPDQYPVYAQLANAYGFLASRGTDFHAPGEARVDFAALPPLPGNVTPVWRDWF from the coding sequence ATGAAAGTAGACCTGCACTGCCATTCCAATGTTTCCGATGGTGTACTGCCACCCGCGCAGGTGGCCGTCCACGCGCGCAAGGGGGGTGTCGACGTCTGGGCGCTGACGGACCATGACGAGGTCGGCGGCACTGCTGCCGCCCGCGCCGCCGCTGGCGAGCAGGGCATGCGTTTCGTCGCCGGCGTCGAGATCTCCATCACGTGGGGCGGCGAGACGGTGCACATCGTCGGCCTGCAGATCGACGAGAACGATCCGGCCCTCGTGCAGGGCTTGGCGGCGACCCGGTCGGGGCGCGACGCGCGTGGCCGCGAGATCGGCGCGCAGCTGGAGAAGGCCGGCATCTTCGGCGCCTACGAAGGCGCGATGAGCTACGTCGACAACCCGGCGCTGATGTCGCGCACCCACTTCGCCCGCTACCTGGTCCAGGAGGGGTATTGCGCCAACGTCTCCGAGGTGTTCCGTAAATACCTGTCCGAAGGCAAGCCGGGCTACGTGCCGCACCGCTGGGCCAGCCTGGAGGACGCGGTCGGCTGGATCCGTGGCGCCGGCGGCATCGCCGTCATTGCCCACCCAGGCCGCTACCGTTTCACGCCCTTGCAGCAGGGCGTGCTGTTCGATGAATTCAAACAACTGGGCGGCGCCGCCATCGAGGTCGTCACCGGCAGCCACACGCCCGACCAGTACCCCGTCTACGCGCAATTGGCCAATGCCTACGGTTTTCTGGCGTCGCGCGGCACCGATTTCCACGCGCCGGGTGAGGCCAGGGTCGACTTTGCCGCGCTGCCGCCACTGCCGGGCAACGTGACGCCCGTGTGGCGCGACTGGTTCTGA